In Sulfuriferula plumbiphila, the genomic window ATTCTCAGCCTGGGCGAAAAACTCTGCGCTGAGGGTGAATGCCTGGTGCAGGACAAAAAAGGCAGCCAGGCGTGGAAATGGTGGCGCCATACGCGCGCGCGCGACCGCAAGAACATCAGCTATCACTACGACGTTTCCAACGATTTCTACGCGCTGTGGCTGGATCAGAAACGGGTCTACTCTTGCGCCTATTTTCGTCACCCGGACGATACCCTGGAAGCCGCGCAAGAAGCCAAGCTCGATCATATCTGCAAAAAACTGATGCTGCAGTCCGGTGAAAGCCTGCTCGATATAGGCTGCGGCTGGGGCGGTCTGGTGCTGTGGGCGGCGCAGCATTATGGCGTGCACGCGGTCGGCATCACCCTGTCGCAGAACCAGCATGACTATGTGCGCGAGCAAGTCAAGGCACGCGGGCTGGAGGGCAGGGTGGAAGTGCGTCTGATGGATTATCGCGATGTGCCGCCCGACATGCAGTTCGACAAGATTGCCAGCGTGGGCATGTTTGAACACGTGGGACGCGGTAATCTGGATGGCTACTTCGACAAGATATTCAGCCTGCTCAAACCCGGCGGCCTGGTGATGAATCACGGCATTACCGCAGCCGGGCTGGATAGCCGGGGGCTGGGTAGCGGTATCTCCGAATTCATTGACGATTATGTGTTTCCCGGCGGCGAGCTGGTGCATGCTGCACGGGTCATCGAATCGCTGGCGCGCAGCGGGCTGGAATGCCTGGATGCGGAAAACCTGCGCCCCCACTATGCGCGCACCCTGTGGCAATGGGTACACCGGCTGGAGGCGCACAGCAGCGAGGCGCGACGCCTGATCGGCGAGCAGAAATACCGTATCTGGCGTATCTACATGGCGGGCTCCGCCCACGCCTTCGATCGCGGCTGGATGGCGCTGTTTCAGATACTGGCTGGCAAACCCCTTGCCAACGGCAGTTTGCCGTACCCGTTTACCCGCGATCACGTTTACACCTGAAACCCTCTTTGGTGGAGTAACCGGTTCGCGCCATTATCCGCTCCACCCTCCATTTTGGCGTCTTCGCGTGCAGCTGCGGTGTATCATGCAGTTTTTTTGCGATGGATAATCATGCGCCAACTTGTACGGCTCGCGTTGCTTGGAATGCTGGTTGCACCCGCGTTTGCCCATGCGTGGGGACTGGGGTTTGACAGGGATATTGATGACCAGAAAAAGTCGGGGGAAGAATCGCAGACCCGGCTGCCGCCCTATCCCAAAGCCGGAAACCAGCAGGAGTTCTATGTGAGCGGCATCGCCGGGAATCATTATTTTGTGGACAAGACTACGCTGGATATGGGCAAGGATGGCGTGGTGCGCTACGTGCTGACCATAAAGGCGCGAGGTGGGGCGACCAATGTGAGTTTCGAGGGCATTCGCTGCGCTACCCGTGAACGCAAGATTTATGCGATTGGTCACCCTGACGGTAGCTGGTCTCGCGCCCGTGACAGCCACTGGCAGCCAATCGCTTCAACTTCTCAGCTGTCTTATCATCGACCCCTTGCCGACGAATATTTGTGTCCGCAGGGGGAGATGGTGCACAGTCCGCAAGAGGCGCTCAGAAACATGCGCGCTGTATGGTAATTTGTCCGACAGACTAAAACGTTTAGAGCAAGACTAGATTGTCGCGGTGGATCAGTTCGGGTTCGTCAATGTAACCCAGCGTCGCCTCAATCTGCGTCGTCGGCAGGCGTACAATCTTGCGTGCCTCGCTGGCGGCGTAATTCGCCAGGCCGCGCGCGATTTGCACGCCTTCCGGCGATACGCAGGCCACCACTTCGCCGCGCGCGAATTCGCCTTCGACGCTGATCACGCCGATCGGCAGCAGACTCTTTCCATCCAGCGTCAAGGCCTTGACTGCACCCGCATCCAGGGTCAATTTGCCGCGCACTTGCAGGTGGTCGGCGAGCCAGGTTTTGCGCGAGGACAACGGTGTCTGGGTGGCCTCGAGCTGGGTGCCGATAGCCTCGCCGCTGGCCAGGCGCACCAGCACATCGGCTTCGCGCCCGCTGGCAATAATGGTGTGAGCGCCACTGCGGGCAGCGCGTTTGGCAGCCAGGATTTTGGTCAGCATTCCGCCACGGCTGATCGTGCTGCCCGCGCCACCGGCCATTTTTTCCAGTGCCGGGTCGCCAGCGTGCGCCTCGTTGACCAGGGTGGCATCCGGATTGCTGCGCGGATCGGCGGTGTACAGGCCAGCCTGATCGGTAAGAATCACCAGCGCATCGGCTTCAATTAAATTGGCTACCAGCGCGCCCAGGGTGTCGTTGTCGCCAAAGCGGATTTCGTCCGTGGCAACCGTATCGTTTTCGTTGATGATAGGGATGACCTTCAATGCCAACAGGGTGCGCAAAGTGGAGAGCGCATTCAGATAGCGGGTGCGGTCGGCCAGGTCGTCATGGGTGAGCAGAATCTGCGCGGTATGCAGATTGTGACTGCGAAAACTGGTCTCATAGGCCTGCACCAGCCCCATTTGTCCCACCGCTGCGGCTGCTTGCAGCTCGTGAACGGCGCCGGGGCGGGCTTTCCATCCCAGGCGCTGCATGCCTTCCGCCACCGCACCGCTCGACACCAGCACCACTTCCTTGCCCATATGGGTGAGTTGAGCGATTTGCGCCGACCAGTTGGCCAGCGCGGCATGGTCGAGCCCGCGTCCGTCATTGGTCACCAGCGCGCTGCCGACCTTGACCACCAGGCGGCGGGCGGATTGCAGAACCGGTTTCATAATGTCGGGTCGTAACTCTGCGTAACGGGCTCGGCGGCAGGCTGCGCAGCCGCTTCTTCGGCAGCGCGGGTGGCAATGATATGCGCCATGATGGCGTAAGTGAGGGTCTTGCAGCCTTCCCCGGTCAGCGCCGAAATGCTGAACACTTCGCCCTCCCAGCCATAATCGCGGATGAAATCGGCGATCTTGCGCACGCGCTCGGTTTCGTCGAGCATGTCGGTCTTGTTGAGTACCAGCCAGCGCGGTTTATTGTAGAGCGCCTCGTCATATTTACGCAGTTCGCCGACAATGGCGCGGGCTTCGTAAACCGGGTTGGTGCCTGCATCCATGGGGGCGATGTCCACCAGGTGCAGCAATAAGCGGGTGCGTGCCAGATGTCGCAAAAAACGGTGGCCCAGGCCAGCGCCGTCGGCTGCACCCTCGATCAGTCCCGGGATGTCGGCGATGACGAAGCTTTTGTCGATGTCCACGCGTACCACACCCAGATTGGGCGCCAGTGTCGTGAAGGGGTAATCGGCAACTTTCGGGCGCGCTGCGGAAACTGCGCGAATAAAGGTGGATTTTCCCGCGTTGGGCATGCCCAGCAGCCCGACGTCGGCCAATACCTTCAACTCCAGTTTGAGTTCGCGTTCTTCGCCGGGTTCGCCGCGGGTGAATTGACGCGGGGCACGGTTGGTGCTGGTTTTAAAGTGCAGATTGCCGAGACCGCCCTTGCCGCCCTTGGCAATAACGGCACGCTGGCCATCGTGAGCCAGATCCACCAGCACCTCGCTGGTGGCCAGATCGGTGATCACGGTGCCCACCGGCATGCGCAGGATGATGTCGTCGGAGCCTTTGCCATTGCAATCCGCACCGCGCCCACCTTCCCCGGGGCGGGCGCGGAAGGCGCGTGTATAGCGAAAATCCACCAGGGTGTTGATATTGCGATCGGCTACCGCGATGATGCTGCCGCCGCGTCCACCGTCGCCGCCATCCGGGCCGCCGCGTGGAACGAATTTTTCGCGGCGGAACGAGGCCGAGCCGTTGCCGCCGCTGCCGGCGAAGACTTCGATTTTTGCCTCGTCGATGAATTTCATGTGCTGATACCGCCAAAGTAAAAAAGCCCTATCCGCAGGATAGGGCTTAGGGATGCTGCCTGGAACTGCTTACGCAGCCGGGATGATATTAATCATCTTGCGTTTTTGCGCGCCCTTGATAACGAATTGCACTACGCCATTCGCCGTGGCAAACAGGGTGTGATCCTTGCCCATGCCGACGTTGTCGCCAGCATGAAACTGGGTGCCACGCTGGCGCACGATGATGTTGCCAGCCAGCACTTCCTGACCGCCGTAGCGTTTTACGCCCAGGCGTTTGGAATGGGAGTCGCGGCCGTTGCGTGAACTGCCGCCTGCTTTTTTGTGTGCCATGGTTTATCTCCTTAGGCCGAAATGCCGCTGATCTGGATTTCGGTGTAATTTTGACGATGACCCTGATGCTTCTGGTAGTGCTTGCGACGGCGCATCTTGAAAATGCGGATTTTCTCGCCGCGGCCGTGCGAAATAATGGTCGCAGTGACCTTGGCGCCGTTAACCAACGGAGCGCCGACCTTGATGTTGTCGCCTTCGGCAACCATAAACACCTGATCCAGCACGATTTCGCTGCCAACGTCCGCGGTAATCTGTTCTACTTTAAGTTTTTCGCCGGCGACGACGCGATACTGCTTGCCGCCGGTTTTTATGACCGCATACATGGTGAGCTCCAAACTTCTAAACTAGAGGAAGCGCGGAATTATAAAGAAATCAACAGGCAAGGTCAAACCGTCCTTGACACGGCTGCATGTGTCTCCCTACCATTCACCTCTTTTTTGCAATTTTTTTGATAATGCAGGCAATTCAAGCGTTTTTGGCAGATGACATGCGTAGCGTGGATGCAGTTATCCGCGCCCGCCTGCATTCCGAAGTGGCACTGGTCAGCCAGGTCAGCGAATATATCATCAATAGCGGCGGTAAGCGCCTGCGCCCGGCGCTGGTGTTGCTCTCTGCGGGTGCGTTTGGCTATCAGGGCAGGCAGCAGCACGAACTCGCCGCCGTGGTCGAATTCATCCATACTGCGACCTTGCTGCACGACGATGTGGTCGATGAGTCTGCACTGCGGCGCGGGCGTGAGACCGCCAATGCATTGTTCGGCAACGCCGCCAGCGTGCTGGTGGGGGACTTCCTCTATTCGCGCGCATTCCAGATGATGGTCACGGTGAACAACATGCGGGTAATGGAAGTGTTGTCTGATGCCACCAACATCATTGCCGAGGGCGAGGTGCTGCAGTTGATGAACTGCAACGATGCGGACATCAGCGAAGAGGATTATTTGCGGGTGATTCGTTACAAGACCGCCAAACTGTTCGAGGCGGCAGCGCGCCTGGGGGCGATTATCGGCGCCGCTGATCGCGATGCAGAAGATGCCATGGCGGCTTACGGGATGCATCTGGGCACAGCTTTTCAGCTGATTGATGATGTGCTCGACTACTCAGGCAACCATGAGGAAACCGGCAAAAATATCGGCGACGATCTGGCTGAAGGCAAACCCACCTTGCCGCTGCTGTATCTGATGAAGCATGGCACGCCCGATCAGGCAAATCTGGTGCGCCGCGCCATCGAGGAAGGCGGTCGGGCCGAGTTTCAGACCATACTGGCAGCGATTGCTACCAGTGGTGCGCTGGATTACACGCGTCGCCAGGCAGCATGCGAGGCGGAGATCGCCTGTGCGGCCATTTCCGGATTGCCGGATTCTCAATATAAATCGAGTCTGTTAAAATTGGCGGACTTTGCTGTCAACCGCGATTATTAGTTGCCTGGTTGAATTTATTTTGCGCCGCAAGTCAATTCGGGGTGTAGCTTAGCCTGGTAGAGCGCTACGTTCGGGACGTAGAGGCCGGAGGTTCGAATCCTCTCACCCCGACCAGTTTTAAATATGCTGTCCAATCCTCTGCCAAGTCTGCAGCCAGCGCTGTAGCGCTGGATTTCCGGGAGATAATCTTGGCAAAACTACTGTTGTTGTTGGTTGTCGGCGCACTGATTTACTGGATAATCAAATCCTCCGGCCGCAGCGATGGCCGGGCAGACGTATCGCCCCAGGCCAAACCGCCTGAAGACATGGTGCGTTGCGTGCATTGCGGCGTGAACTTGCCACGCAGTGAAGCGGTGCTGTCACGCGGTGAGTTTTTTTGCGGAAACGAACACCGCCAGTTGCATCAAACCTGAGTGAATCAGCACGCGAGCAAGCCATTGGGGACGGCCGCTGCCATTGTAACCTCTCCCGATATCTCCCAGCCTGCCAGCTACTGGCGCACGCTGCATTACCTCAATTTGTACCGGCTTACCCTCGGCGGTGTGTTTCTGACCGCTAATCTGGTGTCTTCTGACCAGCCCTTGCTGGGCCAGGAGAATCCCGGACTGTTTTTTCTCTATAGCATGATTTATCTCGGCCTGGCTGCGCTGGCCATTGTCACCATCAGCTTGCGCAGGCCGCGTTTCGAGTGGCAGGTGAGCTTTCAGATATTGACCGACATTGTGCTGATTGTGCTGATGATGTCGGTCAGCGGCGGGGTGCGCAGCGGGTTGGGTCTGTTACTGATCGTGTCGCTGGTATCGAGCGGGCTCATCAGTCGCGGCAGGCTGGTCATGTTGCATGCGGCACTTGCCACGGTTGCGGTGCTGGTGGCGCATACCTTTGGTGTGCTGGATTACCATCAGGCTGTGGGAGATTATGCTCAAGCGGGATTGCTGGGGGGGGCGTTTTTTACCACCGCCTGGATAGCGCATGTGTTAGCCAGGCGTAGCCATGCCAGCGAGCAACTGGCGGCGACGCGTGCGGTGGATCTGGAAAACATGGCGCAGATCAACCAGCTGGTGATCGAAGACATGCAGGACGGCGTCATCGTGCTCGACAGCGAAGGCAATATACGCCAGGCCAACCGCCACGCGGTGCGCATACTCGACCTCGCTGACAAAGCCGGCGAAGGCACGGGCCAGCCGTTGGGCAGCGTGGTGCCGGCATTGGTGGATTGCCTGGAACAGTGGCGCAAAAATTCGCAGGCACGCTTTGCTGCATTGACTGTCGGACGCAGCAATGCGCAATGCCAGCCGCGCTTCATTGCGGTGGGTGACAAACGCGTGATGGGCGCCGTACTGGTGCTGGAAGATATGAGCCGGGTGCACCAGCAGGCGCAGCAGATCAAGCTGGCAGCATTGGGGCGGCTCACCGCCAATATTGCGCACGAGGTGCGTAACCCGCTGTCTTCGATCAGTCATGCCGCGCAGATCCTGCAGGAGGATGTGATGGAAGATAAAACCCATGCACGCCTGTTGCAGATTATCCGCGACAATACCCAGCGTATTGATCGTCTGGTCGGTGACGTGCTGGCACTCAACCGGCGCGACCGTGCCCAACCCGAGACCATCATGCTGGCGAGCTATCTGCCAAACTTTGTAGAGGAATTCTGTCTGGCGGAAAATATCCCGGTGAACAGTTTCAGCCTGAGTTTTGATAGCCGGCACAGCGTGTATTTTGACCGCTGCCATCTCAACCAGGTGCTGTGGAATCTGTGCCGCAATGGCTGGCGGCATTCGCGCAGACAGCCGGGCAGTATGCGGTTGCGGGTGAATAAGGCGATGATCGCAGGGATGGTGGAAATTCACGTTGTCGACGACGGTGCGGGCATAGCAGCGGAAAATCTGGGCAAACTGTTTGAGCCATTTTTTACTACTGACAGCCAGGGCACCGGGCTGGGGCTGTATATTTCCCGTGAAATGTGTGAAGCCAATCGCGCCAGCCTCGGCTACATTGCGGAAACGGCGGGCGGACACTTCAAAATCAGTTGCAGGGAGGGCGCGTGTTAAAAAGCAGGGAAAACAACACCGGGCGGGGAGGGGCAACGGTGCTGATCGTGGATGACGAGGCGGATATTCTTGAGCTGCTGGAGTTGACACTATTACGCATGGGGCTTGACGTGGTGCGCGCCATGCGCGTGCAGGAAGCGATTGCAAAACTCAAACAGGGTGATTTCAGCCTGTGCCTCACTGACATGCGCCTGTCTGACGGAGAAGGTCTGGAAGTGGTGCGCTACATTGGCGAACAGCGTCCGGAAATCCCCGTGGCGGTGATCACCGCGCATGGCAATACCGAAAATGCGGTGGCTGCGCTCAAGGCCGGCGCATTCGACTACATCAACAAACCGGTGACGCTGGAACAGTTGCGTGCCCTGGTCAAATCGGCACTCAAGCTGCCCCGGCGTCATGCAGTGCCGCCAGCCTCGGAACGTGCGCTGATCGGTACTTCGCCCGCCATGCAGCAGGCGCGTGAACTGATTGAAAAACTGGCGCGTACCCAGGCGCCGGTATACATCACCGGCGAATCCGGCAGCGGCAAGGAACTCGCCGCACGGCTTATCCACGAACACGGCGCACGTGCCGACAAGGTATTCGTGCCGGTCAACTGCGGCGCGATTCCCGAGAATCTGATGGAGTCGGAGTTTTTCGGCTATAAAAAGGGCGCTTTCACCGGTGCCGAGGCGGATCGCGACGGCTTTTTTCAGGCCGCCAGCGGCGGCACCCTGTTTCTCGACGAAGTTGCTGATTTGCCGCTGCAAATGCAGGTCAAGCTGCTACGCGTGATTCAGGAAAAAAAGGTGCGCAAGGTCGGCAGCACGCTGGAAGAGTCCGTGGATGTGCGCGTCATCAGCGCTACCCATCAGAGCCTTGCGCGCTGTGTGGAAGAAGGACGTTTCCGTCAGGATTTGTACTACCGCCTCAATGTGATCGAACTGAAAATGCCGCCGTTACGCGAAATGCGTGAAGACGTAGCGGAAATTGCCGGTGTCTTGCTGGCACGCCTGGCACAGGCTGCTGGCGTAGCTGCTCCCAGGCTCGACAAGGAGGCAGGCAGGGCGCTGTCGCAATACGATTTTCCGGGTAACGTGCGCGAACTGGAGAACATCCTGGAGCGCGCGCTGGCCTTATCGGGCGGCGGGAAAATTGATGCGACGGACTTGCACCTTACTCCGGCGCGGGAGGAAGGGTTGCAGGAGGCATTGCAGCCTGGCGCGAAATGGCCGTTGCAGGATTACCTGGACAAACTCGAGCGCGAAGCCATCCAGGAGGCGCTGGAAAAAACCCGCTATAACAAGACCGCCGCTGCCAAGCTGCTGGGGATTACTTTTCGTGCGCTGCGATACCGGCTGGAACGGCTGGGGATGGAGTGACTCCGGAACAGCGGATGAACAGGATTAACAGGATTTTTCAAGATTGACAGGAATTGAGGGAGAACCCCTTGAAAGTCTTTCCTGGCTAATCCTGTCCAGTCGGATTTCACTTTAGAGATGCCCTTTACGCCAGCGCCACCACCAGATAAGACACATACAGGGCACCATTCACCCACAAATGCCATACCCGCAACTGGCCGCGTGCGATCATCAGACGCAGCCAGGCAGCGGCAACCAGAGTGATGACCACGCCGGCCAGAACTTCTTTCTGCGGCACCCACGGCGTCAGCGCAATGCCGATGGCGGGCAGCAGCGTACCCTGGAATACCATTGCGCCGGTTACGTTGCCGAAGGCGAGCGTGTCCTTGTGTTTGCGGATCCACAGGATGCTGTTGACCTTCTCCGGCAGTTCGGTGGCCAGCGGTACGATCATCAGCGATAGCAACAGGGCGGAGATGCCCAGTATCGGCGCGGCCTGTTCGATGCCGTGGATAAAGCCCTCTGCGCCCGCCACCAGCAGCCCCAGTCCCAGTGCCAGCTGGATCAGGATGGTGAACAGGGTGGTGGGGATGCCGACTTTGGACAGGAACATGGGTTTGCCCGCCTCGGTGGCGTGACCGTCCTGTACCAGGGCAGCCGAGGCGCGCAATGTCATCATCACGTACACAAAATAGATCAGCACCATGATGATGGAGAACAGGAAGCGTATCTGGCCCGAGTCGTGCGGAATGAACAGCGCCACGCAGGACAGCCCGAATGCGGCCAGGAAAAAATTCATGTCGCGCTTGAGACCGGTGCGTTCCGGGGTGAAATGCCCTTGCACGCCACGTTTTTTAAGCACCGCCAGGCTAATCAGAAACATGGTCAGGGTAGACAACATGAGCGG contains:
- the rpmA gene encoding 50S ribosomal protein L27, yielding MAHKKAGGSSRNGRDSHSKRLGVKRYGGQEVLAGNIIVRQRGTQFHAGDNVGMGKDHTLFATANGVVQFVIKGAQKRKMINIIPAA
- the rplU gene encoding 50S ribosomal protein L21 — translated: MYAVIKTGGKQYRVVAGEKLKVEQITADVGSEIVLDQVFMVAEGDNIKVGAPLVNGAKVTATIISHGRGEKIRIFKMRRRKHYQKHQGHRQNYTEIQISGISA
- a CDS encoding class I SAM-dependent methyltransferase; translation: MLDNMMINRFKSGLGGQSLPLSIRFWNGETLRFGERASVLLSLNSARAAASLSKPTLGKFARCYVEGEIDLEGDIHEILSLGEKLCAEGECLVQDKKGSQAWKWWRHTRARDRKNISYHYDVSNDFYALWLDQKRVYSCAYFRHPDDTLEAAQEAKLDHICKKLMLQSGESLLDIGCGWGGLVLWAAQHYGVHAVGITLSQNQHDYVREQVKARGLEGRVEVRLMDYRDVPPDMQFDKIASVGMFEHVGRGNLDGYFDKIFSLLKPGGLVMNHGITAAGLDSRGLGSGISEFIDDYVFPGGELVHAARVIESLARSGLECLDAENLRPHYARTLWQWVHRLEAHSSEARRLIGEQKYRIWRIYMAGSAHAFDRGWMALFQILAGKPLANGSLPYPFTRDHVYT
- a CDS encoding PP0621 family protein, which codes for MAKLLLLLVVGALIYWIIKSSGRSDGRADVSPQAKPPEDMVRCVHCGVNLPRSEAVLSRGEFFCGNEHRQLHQT
- the ispB gene encoding octaprenyl diphosphate synthase gives rise to the protein MIMQAIQAFLADDMRSVDAVIRARLHSEVALVSQVSEYIINSGGKRLRPALVLLSAGAFGYQGRQQHELAAVVEFIHTATLLHDDVVDESALRRGRETANALFGNAASVLVGDFLYSRAFQMMVTVNNMRVMEVLSDATNIIAEGEVLQLMNCNDADISEEDYLRVIRYKTAKLFEAAARLGAIIGAADRDAEDAMAAYGMHLGTAFQLIDDVLDYSGNHEETGKNIGDDLAEGKPTLPLLYLMKHGTPDQANLVRRAIEEGGRAEFQTILAAIATSGALDYTRRQAACEAEIACAAISGLPDSQYKSSLLKLADFAVNRDY
- a CDS encoding two-component system sensor histidine kinase NtrB, producing MNQHASKPLGTAAAIVTSPDISQPASYWRTLHYLNLYRLTLGGVFLTANLVSSDQPLLGQENPGLFFLYSMIYLGLAALAIVTISLRRPRFEWQVSFQILTDIVLIVLMMSVSGGVRSGLGLLLIVSLVSSGLISRGRLVMLHAALATVAVLVAHTFGVLDYHQAVGDYAQAGLLGGAFFTTAWIAHVLARRSHASEQLAATRAVDLENMAQINQLVIEDMQDGVIVLDSEGNIRQANRHAVRILDLADKAGEGTGQPLGSVVPALVDCLEQWRKNSQARFAALTVGRSNAQCQPRFIAVGDKRVMGAVLVLEDMSRVHQQAQQIKLAALGRLTANIAHEVRNPLSSISHAAQILQEDVMEDKTHARLLQIIRDNTQRIDRLVGDVLALNRRDRAQPETIMLASYLPNFVEEFCLAENIPVNSFSLSFDSRHSVYFDRCHLNQVLWNLCRNGWRHSRRQPGSMRLRVNKAMIAGMVEIHVVDDGAGIAAENLGKLFEPFFTTDSQGTGLGLYISREMCEANRASLGYIAETAGGHFKISCREGAC
- a CDS encoding sigma-54-dependent transcriptional regulator translates to MLKSRENNTGRGGATVLIVDDEADILELLELTLLRMGLDVVRAMRVQEAIAKLKQGDFSLCLTDMRLSDGEGLEVVRYIGEQRPEIPVAVITAHGNTENAVAALKAGAFDYINKPVTLEQLRALVKSALKLPRRHAVPPASERALIGTSPAMQQARELIEKLARTQAPVYITGESGSGKELAARLIHEHGARADKVFVPVNCGAIPENLMESEFFGYKKGAFTGAEADRDGFFQAASGGTLFLDEVADLPLQMQVKLLRVIQEKKVRKVGSTLEESVDVRVISATHQSLARCVEEGRFRQDLYYRLNVIELKMPPLREMREDVAEIAGVLLARLAQAAGVAAPRLDKEAGRALSQYDFPGNVRELENILERALALSGGGKIDATDLHLTPAREEGLQEALQPGAKWPLQDYLDKLEREAIQEALEKTRYNKTAAAKLLGITFRALRYRLERLGME
- a CDS encoding CNP1-like family protein codes for the protein MRQLVRLALLGMLVAPAFAHAWGLGFDRDIDDQKKSGEESQTRLPPYPKAGNQQEFYVSGIAGNHYFVDKTTLDMGKDGVVRYVLTIKARGGATNVSFEGIRCATRERKIYAIGHPDGSWSRARDSHWQPIASTSQLSYHRPLADEYLCPQGEMVHSPQEALRNMRAVW
- the proB gene encoding glutamate 5-kinase; the protein is MKPVLQSARRLVVKVGSALVTNDGRGLDHAALANWSAQIAQLTHMGKEVVLVSSGAVAEGMQRLGWKARPGAVHELQAAAAVGQMGLVQAYETSFRSHNLHTAQILLTHDDLADRTRYLNALSTLRTLLALKVIPIINENDTVATDEIRFGDNDTLGALVANLIEADALVILTDQAGLYTADPRSNPDATLVNEAHAGDPALEKMAGGAGSTISRGGMLTKILAAKRAARSGAHTIIASGREADVLVRLASGEAIGTQLEATQTPLSSRKTWLADHLQVRGKLTLDAGAVKALTLDGKSLLPIGVISVEGEFARGEVVACVSPEGVQIARGLANYAASEARKIVRLPTTQIEATLGYIDEPELIHRDNLVLL
- the cgtA gene encoding Obg family GTPase CgtA, whose translation is MKFIDEAKIEVFAGSGGNGSASFRREKFVPRGGPDGGDGGRGGSIIAVADRNINTLVDFRYTRAFRARPGEGGRGADCNGKGSDDIILRMPVGTVITDLATSEVLVDLAHDGQRAVIAKGGKGGLGNLHFKTSTNRAPRQFTRGEPGEERELKLELKVLADVGLLGMPNAGKSTFIRAVSAARPKVADYPFTTLAPNLGVVRVDIDKSFVIADIPGLIEGAADGAGLGHRFLRHLARTRLLLHLVDIAPMDAGTNPVYEARAIVGELRKYDEALYNKPRWLVLNKTDMLDETERVRKIADFIRDYGWEGEVFSISALTGEGCKTLTYAIMAHIIATRAAEEAAAQPAAEPVTQSYDPTL
- a CDS encoding sodium:calcium antiporter, encoding MLWLELLGFLVLILIAAEVFVNALEHLGEKLRISEGVTGSIFAAVGTALPETMVPLLAIFAGTQNVQVNQEIGVGAILGAPLMLSTLTMFLISLAVLKKRGVQGHFTPERTGLKRDMNFFLAAFGLSCVALFIPHDSGQIRFLFSIIMVLIYFVYVMMTLRASAALVQDGHATEAGKPMFLSKVGIPTTLFTILIQLALGLGLLVAGAEGFIHGIEQAAPILGISALLLSLMIVPLATELPEKVNSILWIRKHKDTLAFGNVTGAMVFQGTLLPAIGIALTPWVPQKEVLAGVVITLVAAAWLRLMIARGQLRVWHLWVNGALYVSYLVVALA